The Clostridium sp. AWRP genome has a window encoding:
- the arcC gene encoding carbamate kinase: protein MKIVVALGGNALQKEGAPATAEAQLDVIKKTAVYLADMIEEGHQIVIVHGNGPQVGRIVIQNEYASKVTPAMPFDVCGAMSQGMIGYHIQQALRCELVKRGISKPVTSVITQVVVDKDDEGFKNPTKPIGPFYTKEEAEKIVSEKGYKMKEDAGRGYRRVVASPQPKKIVEISTIKKLFNDGQVLITVGGGGVPVVKNGNGELKGVAAVIDKDFAAEKLAEDLDADVLMILTAVDKIAINFGKPNQIDLDTMTIEEGKKYIEENQFAPGSMLPKVKATIKFVSSKEGRKAIIASLDKTKDALNGKTGTTIKSTDRVLCPSI, encoded by the coding sequence ATGAAAATAGTAGTAGCTTTAGGCGGAAATGCACTGCAAAAAGAAGGAGCACCAGCTACAGCTGAAGCACAATTGGATGTAATAAAAAAGACAGCAGTTTATTTAGCAGATATGATTGAAGAAGGACATCAGATTGTAATTGTCCATGGCAATGGGCCGCAAGTTGGGAGAATAGTTATACAAAATGAGTATGCTAGTAAAGTAACACCAGCTATGCCTTTTGATGTATGTGGAGCCATGAGTCAAGGAATGATAGGATATCATATTCAACAGGCACTAAGATGTGAATTGGTAAAGAGAGGTATAAGTAAACCAGTTACTTCTGTAATTACTCAAGTTGTTGTGGATAAGGATGATGAAGGGTTTAAAAATCCAACAAAACCAATTGGACCTTTCTATACTAAAGAAGAAGCTGAAAAAATTGTTAGTGAAAAAGGATATAAGATGAAGGAAGATGCAGGGAGAGGCTATAGAAGAGTTGTAGCATCACCACAACCTAAGAAAATAGTAGAGATTAGTACCATTAAAAAGTTATTTAACGATGGACAAGTATTAATTACCGTTGGTGGAGGTGGAGTACCTGTAGTTAAAAATGGAAACGGTGAACTAAAAGGAGTAGCAGCAGTTATAGATAAAGATTTTGCTGCAGAAAAGCTTGCAGAAGATTTGGATGCAGATGTACTTATGATTTTAACAGCAGTAGACAAAATTGCAATTAATTTTGGCAAACCAAATCAAATTGATTTAGATACGATGACAATAGAAGAAGGAAAAAAATATATAGAAGAAAATCAATTTGCTCCTGGAAGTATGCTACCTAAAGTTAAAGCTACCATAAAGTTTGTTTCTTCTAAAGAAGGAAGAAAAGCTATAATAGCATCACTTGATAAAACAAAAGATGCGTTAAATGGAAAAACTGGAACGACAATAAAATCAACAGATAGAGTATTATGCCCTAGTATATAG
- the arcD gene encoding arginine-ornithine antiporter, giving the protein MSENNKLGLFSLIALVIGSMIGGGAFSLPGDMAKGASAGAIIIGWLITGVGMIALAFVYQNLSMKRPDLNGGIYSYAKAGFGDYMGFNSAWGYWLSALIGNVSYLVMMFGAVGYFFPVFGKGNNLASVVCASIMLWLIQGLILKGVKQAAIVNVITTIAKLVPIFLFIIIAIIMFKVNIFTLDFWGGSTPSLGGIVSQVKSTMLVTLWVFIGIEGAVVVSGRAKRRNDVGKATVIGLVGTLIIYILITLLSLGIMNRARLSGLDTPSMAYVLESVVGKWGAIVINLGLVISLLGATLGWTLLAAEIPYIAAKDGMFPKVFAKENKNGSAVNSLWITNILVEISLILTLFSSSTYQILYSIASGAILIPYFLSALFGLKFQLMNKEENGRTKNIIIASVATIYTAWLVYAAGLKYVLLETILFAIGIAAFMIASKENNSNNKKNYIFLAYEKVIALIFLVAGIVALVMLVTGKLSIS; this is encoded by the coding sequence TTGTCAGAAAATAATAAATTGGGATTATTTTCACTTATAGCATTAGTTATCGGCTCAATGATTGGCGGAGGAGCATTTTCACTGCCAGGTGATATGGCAAAAGGAGCCAGTGCAGGTGCAATTATTATAGGATGGTTAATTACTGGAGTTGGTATGATAGCATTAGCTTTTGTATATCAAAATCTTTCAATGAAAAGACCAGATTTAAATGGTGGTATATATAGTTATGCTAAAGCTGGTTTTGGAGATTACATGGGATTTAATTCAGCCTGGGGATATTGGCTAAGTGCACTAATTGGTAATGTATCTTATTTGGTAATGATGTTTGGAGCTGTTGGATACTTTTTCCCTGTGTTTGGAAAAGGAAATAATTTGGCATCTGTTGTTTGTGCATCCATTATGTTGTGGCTTATTCAAGGTTTGATATTAAAAGGAGTAAAACAAGCGGCTATAGTAAATGTTATCACTACAATTGCAAAGTTAGTGCCAATATTTCTATTTATAATTATAGCTATTATAATGTTTAAAGTTAATATATTTACTTTAGATTTTTGGGGTGGTTCTACTCCTAGCTTAGGGGGAATTGTATCTCAAGTTAAAAGTACTATGTTAGTAACATTATGGGTTTTTATAGGAATTGAAGGAGCTGTAGTTGTTTCAGGTAGAGCTAAAAGAAGAAATGATGTAGGAAAAGCTACAGTAATAGGATTGGTTGGAACATTAATCATATATATTTTAATAACATTGTTATCTTTAGGAATAATGAATAGAGCTCGTCTTTCTGGTTTAGATACTCCATCAATGGCATATGTACTTGAAAGTGTTGTTGGAAAGTGGGGAGCAATTGTAATAAATTTAGGATTGGTAATTTCTTTATTGGGAGCAACTTTAGGTTGGACTCTTCTGGCAGCAGAGATTCCGTATATAGCTGCAAAAGACGGTATGTTTCCAAAGGTATTTGCTAAAGAAAATAAAAATGGTTCAGCAGTAAATTCTCTATGGATTACTAATATATTAGTAGAAATTTCACTTATACTGACACTGTTTTCCAGTAGTACCTATCAAATATTATATTCAATAGCAAGCGGAGCTATATTAATTCCTTATTTTCTTAGCGCACTGTTTGGACTAAAATTTCAATTAATGAACAAAGAAGAAAATGGAAGAACTAAAAATATTATAATTGCATCAGTTGCAACTATATATACAGCATGGTTAGTATATGCAGCAGGGTTAAAATACGTTTTGTTAGAAACTATACTTTTTGCTATTGGCATAGCTGCATTTATGATTGCCAGTAAAGAGAACAATAGCAATAACAAGAAGAATTATATTTTCTTAGCATATGAGAAAGTGATAGCATTAATTTTCTTGGTAGCAGGAATAGTTGCATTAGTTATGTTAGTAACAGGTAAATTGTCAATAAGTTGA
- the argF gene encoding ornithine carbamoyltransferase yields the protein MGFNLRNRSFLTLMDFSQKEINFMLDLARDLKRAKYLGNEEQKLKGKNVVLLFEKDSTRTRCSFQVAAQDQGAHVTYLGPTGSQMGKKESAADTARVLGKMFDGIEYRGYAQETVEDLAKYSGVPVWNGLTDADHPTQVLADFLTASEHLNKPYDKMTFVYSGDGRNNVANALMIGASKMGMDFRIVTPKELFPKEELVNKCKEEAAKSGAKITITDDVAKGVKGADVLYTDVWVSMGEPDEVWEQRIKLLKPYQINMDMIKMTGNEKVIFEHCLPAFHDLKTKVGKQIHDKFGLNEMEVTDEVFESKYSVVFDEAENRMHTIKAVMVATLGD from the coding sequence ATGGGATTTAATTTAAGAAATAGAAGTTTTTTAACATTAATGGACTTTTCACAGAAAGAAATAAACTTTATGCTTGATCTTGCTAGAGATTTAAAGAGAGCTAAATACCTAGGAAATGAAGAACAAAAGTTGAAGGGAAAAAATGTAGTTCTTTTATTTGAAAAAGATTCTACAAGAACAAGATGTTCATTTCAGGTTGCTGCACAGGATCAGGGAGCTCATGTTACTTATCTTGGACCAACAGGAAGTCAAATGGGAAAGAAAGAATCCGCTGCAGATACTGCAAGAGTTTTAGGAAAAATGTTTGATGGTATAGAATACAGAGGATATGCACAAGAAACTGTTGAAGATTTAGCAAAATATTCAGGAGTTCCAGTTTGGAATGGATTGACAGATGCAGATCATCCAACACAAGTTTTAGCTGATTTTTTAACAGCTAGCGAACATTTAAATAAGCCATATGATAAGATGACATTTGTTTATTCTGGTGATGGAAGAAATAATGTTGCAAATGCACTTATGATTGGGGCTTCTAAAATGGGAATGGATTTTAGAATAGTAACACCAAAAGAATTATTTCCAAAAGAAGAATTAGTAAATAAATGCAAAGAAGAAGCTGCAAAGAGCGGAGCTAAAATAACAATAACTGATGATGTTGCTAAAGGTGTAAAAGGTGCAGATGTTCTTTATACTGATGTTTGGGTATCAATGGGTGAACCTGATGAAGTTTGGGAACAGAGAATAAAACTATTGAAGCCTTATCAGATCAACATGGATATGATAAAGATGACAGGAAATGAAAAAGTTATATTTGAGCATTGCCTTCCTGCATTTCATGACTTAAAAACTAAAGTTGGAAAGCAAATACATGATAAATTTGGTTTGAATGAAATGGAAGTTACAGATGAAGTATTTGAAAGTAAATATTCTGTAGTGTTTGATGAAGCAGAAAATAGAATGCACACAATAAAAGCTGTTATGGTTGCTACTTTAGGAGATTAA
- a CDS encoding methyl-accepting chemotaxis protein — MKIRLNSLKFKGTAIIIIVYFICLLLSSIISFNICEKILYDQFNQKASISCSNVSSNINNWIEGQGKAIEQMAEDIQFYNNFNVTNMKNYLHMKQQSQKYVIAYYVGLSDKRYFGSDNWIPPQGYDVTKQKWYIQAVNENKLVYTKPYIDQATKKSIISILMPIKINGKIVGVIGEDLYLDYLMNITQKYKIGKNDYVFLVDSDNDFIIHKNKNFLPSSNKNVNMSSVKNYIYTRIANKSKNESKGLIKGKDYDAQNKYFVYDKISSTGWLLVLSIPEIEIIKPLSKLISGFIISFIISIIISSLISIYIINRILKAIFKFKEQTKLLADGDYRETLDIRTKDEIGDLVGSFNIMITKQQKFIKNVKQMIYDLEAGNDESDKSICEVTETSKIVTDSMEEISNGSVEQAKNMTITLEKVNSLGQSINNIDSNVRSMVNETNKSKDKNELGLTAAKELKVKFEENNNSIRAMDEKVKDLTKKFKYLEDINQVIESISKETNLLSLNASIEAVKVGDAGKGFGVVADEIRKLSNDSSDSSKKIKSAIGEIDDIINLVKVQMANTTAISESTNIKLKSTINNFEDVISCSNNLIHQINLLNDETNNMKKSKIEVIENMENVSSIGEQQSAASEEVSASMQEQFASMEKISNNIRKINNMSKKLLETIQLFKT; from the coding sequence TTGAAAATTAGGTTAAATTCTTTAAAATTTAAGGGAACTGCTATAATTATTATAGTGTATTTTATTTGTTTGCTACTAAGTTCTATCATAAGCTTTAATATATGCGAAAAGATATTATACGACCAATTTAATCAAAAGGCTTCTATATCATGCAGTAATGTTTCTAGTAATATAAATAATTGGATTGAAGGTCAAGGAAAAGCTATAGAACAAATGGCTGAAGATATACAGTTTTATAATAATTTTAATGTAACTAATATGAAAAATTATTTACATATGAAACAACAATCACAAAAATATGTTATTGCTTATTACGTTGGTCTTAGTGATAAAAGATATTTTGGAAGTGATAATTGGATACCACCACAGGGTTATGATGTGACAAAACAGAAATGGTATATTCAAGCTGTGAATGAAAATAAGCTAGTGTATACAAAACCCTATATAGATCAAGCTACCAAAAAAAGTATTATTTCTATTTTGATGCCTATTAAAATTAATGGGAAAATTGTAGGTGTTATAGGTGAGGATTTATATTTGGACTATCTTATGAATATTACACAAAAATATAAAATTGGTAAAAATGATTATGTGTTTTTAGTTGATTCAGATAATGATTTTATTATTCATAAGAATAAAAATTTTTTGCCGTCTTCAAATAAGAATGTAAATATGAGTAGTGTAAAAAATTACATTTATACAAGGATAGCCAATAAATCTAAAAATGAAAGTAAGGGATTAATCAAAGGAAAGGATTATGATGCACAAAACAAGTATTTTGTTTATGATAAAATAAGTTCTACAGGATGGCTTCTTGTGTTATCTATTCCTGAAATAGAAATAATAAAGCCTTTATCAAAACTTATTTCAGGATTTATTATTTCGTTTATTATTTCTATCATTATAAGTTCTTTAATTTCAATATATATTATTAATAGAATTTTAAAGGCAATATTTAAATTTAAGGAGCAAACAAAATTATTAGCTGATGGAGATTACAGAGAAACACTAGATATTAGAACTAAAGATGAAATAGGTGATCTTGTTGGTAGTTTTAATATCATGATTACTAAACAGCAAAAATTTATAAAAAATGTGAAACAGATGATTTACGATTTAGAGGCTGGAAACGATGAATCAGATAAAAGCATATGTGAGGTTACAGAGACAAGTAAAATTGTTACAGATTCTATGGAAGAAATATCAAATGGAAGTGTAGAACAAGCTAAAAATATGACAATTACCTTAGAAAAAGTTAATTCTCTAGGGCAAAGCATAAATAATATAGATAGTAATGTGAGAAGTATGGTTAATGAAACAAATAAAAGTAAAGATAAAAATGAACTTGGATTAACTGCTGCCAAAGAACTTAAGGTAAAATTTGAAGAAAATAATAATTCTATTAGGGCTATGGATGAAAAAGTAAAGGATTTAACAAAAAAATTTAAATATCTGGAAGATATTAATCAAGTTATAGAATCCATATCTAAAGAAACTAACCTTTTGTCATTGAATGCTTCTATTGAAGCTGTAAAAGTAGGAGATGCAGGTAAAGGTTTTGGAGTAGTGGCTGATGAAATAAGAAAATTGTCTAATGATTCTTCAGATTCATCAAAAAAAATAAAAAGTGCAATAGGTGAAATTGATGATATAATTAATTTGGTAAAAGTTCAAATGGCTAATACTACTGCTATATCAGAAAGCACAAATATAAAGCTAAAGAGTACAATTAATAATTTTGAGGATGTAATAAGTTGTTCTAATAATTTAATACACCAAATTAATTTGCTAAATGATGAAACTAATAATATGAAGAAGAGCAAAATAGAAGTAATTGAAAATATGGAGAATGTATCTAGTATCGGTGAACAGCAATCAGCAGCATCTGAAGAGGTAAGCGCCTCAATGCAGGAACAGTTTGCTAGTATGGAAAAGATATCTAACAATATAAGAAAGATTAATAATATGAGTAAAAAGTTGTTAGAAACAATCCAGCTATTTAAAACGTGA